The proteins below come from a single Triticum aestivum cultivar Chinese Spring chromosome 5D, IWGSC CS RefSeq v2.1, whole genome shotgun sequence genomic window:
- the LOC123125071 gene encoding uncharacterized protein, with amino-acid sequence MDPRRRQIQGSHASIGSFAEEKRSQVDASQIGNKLRYSGSHLPEDIWRHICYFLPLKDAARAACVSRAFRSSWSCHPNLTFSKETLGYGPPAWSRKREVMDYMENARTQRKTAGDYNSRVDHILRNHSGTGVKTLSLGFYGPYNANTSYCLDGWLQIAVTPGIEELSLILHSKSDHLSKKAIYNFPCPLLSNGSGNTIRELHLVGCAFRPTAGFGCMRSLTSLYLCCVNIESAELGFLLSSSVALERLELTSCSEIISIKIPARLKCLSYLKVSQCSMLQVIESKAPNISSFHFVGEQVQLFLGESSQVKTIFISHSCVLHYARAMLPSSTPNLETLNIVSTGEMISTPMLPSKFLHLKYLTITGWTIATTYDIFSLVSFLDASPCLETFCLNASRRRQKHDSIFEDPSHLERTPGHCYGNLRHVKITSFCSSKLLVKLTCHILENTPSLECLTLDITHGGLKCSDKRFSKCSVVRKATLVEAPKALEAIRAYIAGKVPSTAKLIVLEPCNQCNTVGI; translated from the exons ATGGATCCTCGCCGCCGGCAAATCCAAGGCAGCC ATGCATCAATTGGTTCATTTGCTGAAGAAAAGCGCTCACAAGTGGATGCTTCTCAAATTGGCAACAAGTTAAGATATTCAGGCTCACACCTTCCGGAG GATATCTGGCGTCATATATGCTACTTTCTGCCACTGAAAGATGCTGCGCGTGCTGCTTGTGTTTCTCGCGCGTTTCGAAGTTCGTGGAGTTGCCATCCTAACCTCACCTTCAGTAAGGAAACACTGGGCTACGGTCCTCCTGCATGGTCCAGAAAAAGAGAAGTGATGGACTACATGGAAAATGCACGTACACAGAGAAAAACAGCAGGAGATTACAACAGCAGAGTTGACCACATTCTGAGAAACCACTCAGGCACCGGTGTGAAGACACTCAGCCTTGGATTCTATGGTCCTTACAATGCCAACACCAGCTACTGTCTCGATGGTTGGCTCCAGATTGCTGTTACACCAGGCATAGAAGAACTCAGCCTCATACTGCATTCAAAAAGTGATCATTTATCAAAAAAGGCAATCTACAACTTTCCATGCCCACTTTTATCTAATGGCAGTGGAAACACCATTCGTGAGCTACACCTTGTAGGTTGCGCCTTCCGCCCCACAGCAGGATTCGGTTGCATGAGAAGCCTGACCAGTCTGTATCTGTGTTGCGTGAACATCGAGAGCGCTGAGCTGGGGTTCCTTCTATCCAGTTCTGTTGCTTTGGAGCGATTGGAACTCACCAGTTGCAGTGAGATAATTTCCATAAAGATACCTGCCCGGCTGAAGTGCCTCAGCTATCTGAAGGTGTCCCAGTGTTCCATGCTGCAAGTGATTGAAAGCAAAGCCCCAAATATCTCCAGTTTTCACTTTGTTGGTGAACAGGTACAGCTATTTCTTGGAGAATCATCGCAGGTGAAGACAATTTTCATATCACATTCCTGTGTTCTTCATTATGCTCGTGCCATGCTCCCGTCAAGTACGCCAAATCTTGAAACTCTTAACATAGTTTCGACTGGTGAG ATGATCAGTACACCAATGCTACCAAGCAAATTCCTCCACCTCAAATATTTGACAATAACTGGATGGACCATCGCCACGACCTATGATATTTTCTCGTTGGTTTCGTTTCTTGACGCGTCTCCTTGCCTGGAGACTTTCTGCCTAAAC GCATCAAGGAGACGCCAGAAGCATGACTCCATCTTTGAAGATCCCTCACATTTGGAGCGGACTCCGGGACACTGCTACGGCAATCTGAGGCATGTGAAGATCACTAGTTTCTGCTCCTCTAAGCTTCTGGTTAAGCTCACATGTCATATTCTTGAGAATACACCATCGCTCGAGTGCCTCACACTCGACATAACTCATGGTGGGTTGAAGTGTTCTGACAAAAGATTTAGCAAATGCTCAGTTGTAAGGAAGGCCACTCTTGTGGAAGCCCCTAAAGCACTCGAGGCTATCCGTGCTTACATCGCAGGAAAAGTTCCCTCCACGGCTAAGTTAATTGTCTTGGAGCCTTGCAACCAATGTAATACCGTTGGCATTTAG